A genomic region of Hirundo rustica isolate bHirRus1 chromosome 12, bHirRus1.pri.v3, whole genome shotgun sequence contains the following coding sequences:
- the QARS1 gene encoding glutamine--tRNA ligase, producing MAAAAAAAMAAEEAEEALGLFTGIGLSEAKARETLRNGALSALLRRAVLQARSALGPALDKATGTLLYNTAARLKDPKHLGFLVGYIARREILTDLQLSAALEYVRSHPLEPLDVADFERACGVGVCITPEQIEEAVEAVISKHRAELLAERYHFNMGLLMGEARNQLRWADGKTIKNEVDLQVLHLLGPKTEADLEKKPKVAKARLAPAEKQKVAVVENGDMGTETQSLLEQLRGEALKFHKPGENYKTEGYVVTPNTMALLKKHLAITGGQVRTRFPPEPNGILHIGHAKAINFNFGYAKANGGVCFLRYDDTNPEKEEEKYFTAIREMVEWLGYQPYAVTHASDYFDQLYTWALELIRRGQAYVCHQKVEEIKGHNPPPSPWRDRPVEESLLLFEDMRKGKFGEGEATLRMKLVMEDGKMDPVAYRVKFTPHHRTGDKWCIYPTYDYTHCLCDSIEHITHSLCTKEFQARRSSYFWLCNALDVYCPVQWEYGRLNLLYTVVSKRKIIRLVETGAVRDWDDPRLFTLTALRRRGFPPEAINNFCARVGVTVAQATMEPHLLEACAREVLNEQAPRAMAVLEPLKVTITNFPAPKALEVLVPNFPADESRGFHKVPFHQTVYIEETDFREEADKGYKRLAPGQPVGLRHTGYVITVQNVIKDISGRVIELEVTCTKSDVAEKPKAFIHWVSVPLACEVRLYERLFLHKNPEDPSEVPGGFLSDLNPDSLRVVHNALVDSSVHSARPFDKFQFERLGYFSVDPDSEQGKMVFNRTVTLKEDPGKV from the exons atggcggcggcggcggcggcggcgatgGCGGCGGAGGAAGCGGAGGAGGCGCTGGGGTTGTTCACCGGCATCGGCCTCAGCGAGGCCAAGGCGCGCGAGACGCTACGCAACGGGGCACTCAGCGCGCTGCTGCGCCGCGCTGTGCTGCAG GCTCGGAGCGCGCTGGGCCCGGCGCTGGACAAGGCCACCGGGACACTTCTGTACAACACGGCCGCCCGCCTCAAGGACCCGAAGCACCTCGGCTTCCTCGTCGGCTACATCGCTCGCAGGGAGATCCTCACCGACCTGCAGCTCAGCG ctgccctggagTACGTGAGGAGCCACCCCTTGGAGCCCCTGGACGTGGCAGACTTTGAGCGGGCTTGCGGTGTGGGGGTCTGCATCACCCCCGAGCAGATCGAGGAGGCG gtgGAGGCTGTGATCAGCAAGCAccgagcagagctgctggcagagcgCTACCACTTCAACATGGGGCTGCTGATGG GGGAGGCACGGAACCAGCTGCGGTGGGCAGACGGGAAGACCATCAAGAACGAGGTGGACCTGCAG GTGCTGCATTTGCTTGGACCAAAGACAGAAGCTGACCTGGAAAAGAAGCCAAAG GTGGCAAAGGCCCGTCTGGCCccagcagagaaacagaaggtgGCTGTGGTGGAGAATG GTGACATGGGCACAGAGACACAGtcgctgctggagcagctgcggGGAGAAGCCCTGAAGTTCCACAAGCCAG gagagAACTACAAGACTGAGGGCTACGTGGTGACACCCAACACTATGGCCCTTCTGAAGAAGCACCTGGCAATCACGGGTGGGCAG GTGCGGACACGCTTCCCTCCTGAACCTAATGGGATCCTGCACATTGGCCATGCCAAGGCCATCAACTTCAACTTTGGCTATGCCAAG GCCAATGGTGGCGTGTGCTTCTTGCGCTATGATGACACCAACcctgagaaggaggaggagaagtaCTTCACAGCCATCCGGGAGATGGTGGAGTGGCTGG GCTACCAGCCTTATGCAGTGACACACGCATCAGATTACTTTGACCAGCTCTACACCTGGGCCCTGGAGCTCATCCGCAG GGGTCAGGCATATGTCTGCCATCAGAAGGTTGAGGAGATCAAGGGCCACAACCCACCACCCTCACCGTGGCGGGACCGGCCTGTGGAGGAGTCACTCCTGCTCTTTGAG GACATGAGAAAGGGCaagtttggggagggggaagccACACTGAGGATGAAGCTGGTGATGGAGGATGGGAAGATGGATCCTGTTGCCTACCGTGTCAAGTTCACTCCACACCACCGCACTGGGGACAAGTG GTGCATCTACCCCACGTACGACTACACACACTGCCTCTGCGACTCCATCGAACACATCACACACTCCCTCTGCACCAAGGAGTTCCAGGCCAG GCGCTCCTCCTACTTCTGGCTGTGCAATGCTCTGGATGTTTACTGCCCTGTGCAGTGGGAATACGGGCGCCTGAATCTGCTCTACACCGTCGTTTCCAAGAGAAAGATCATCCGGCTGGTGGAGACAGGTGCTGTGAG GGACTGGGATGACCCACGTCTCTTCACGCTGACAGCCCTGCGCCGGCGAGGCTTCCCCCCTGAGGCCATCAACAACTTTTGTGCACGG GTTGGTGTGACAGTGGCCCAGGCGACAATGGAGCCGCATCTGCTGGAGGCTTGTGCCCGTGAGGTGCTGAATGAGCAGGCTCCCCGTGCCATGGCTGTTCTGGAGCCCCTCAAGGTCACCATCACCAACTTCCCTGCTCCGAAG GCGCTGGAGGTCCTTGTGCCCAACTTTCCAGCTGATGAGAGCCGTGGTTTCCACAAAGTGCCCTTCCACCAGACCGTCTACATTGAGGAGACAGACTTCAGGGAG GAGGCAGACAAGGGCTACAAGCGCCTGGCCCCTGGGCAGCCAGTGGGGCTGCGCCACACTGGCTACGTCATCACCGTCCAGAATGTCATCAAG GACATCAGTGGGCGTGTCATTGAGCTGGAGGTGACTTGCACCAAGTCAGATGTGGCAGAAAAGCCCAAAGCTTTCATCCACTGGGTGTCGGTGCCACTGGCCTGTGAAGTGCGGCTCTACGAGCGGCT GTTTTTGCACAAAAATCCTGAGGACCCATCGGAGGTACCTGGTGGCTTTCTGAGTGACCTCAACCCT GACTCCCTGCGTGTGGTGCACAATGCCCTGGTCGACAGCTCTGTCCACTCTGCTCGACCCTTTGACAAGTTCCAGTTTGAGCGCCTGGGCTACTTCTCTGTGGATCCCGACAGTGAGCAGGGGAAG ATGGTGTTCAACCGGACGGTGACGCTCAAGGAGGACCCTGGCAAGGTCTGA
- the LOC120758245 gene encoding epidermal differentiation-specific protein-like: MNRITVYERANFEGLSREFTCDVPDLHELDFGNCIASLKVEGQPWIAYSDPKYEGEPHAFEEGEYPSVDRPNSFSALRLVHHDLGDPQITLYEHPNFQGACKVVTEETNLAYGYFNDRVASHVVQRGVWLLYQHPGRGGWHCLAWPGEHLADYKLELNFQSRLSHLRPLRPGRPLVSARLLWEQKRVEEEREVLVDEIEGVNETESEQALAASSSREYGTTLWQSFHFSNATSLKAGLSFTLTVEASNIFTVQKGRSETSTRRQRVEVQLPAKIPPRTALSIQVLRKEVTLSVPVLLTITQNENVRTEMGEYRSISGTNVSARYSLKPLPATGREQAASKGTDTVPGAGMEL; encoded by the coding sequence ATGAACCGGATCACAGTGTACGAGCGTGCCAACTTTGAGGGGCTGAGCCGAGAGTTCACCTGCGACGTGCCTGACCTGCACGAGCTTGACTTTGGGAACTGCATCGCCTCCCTGAAGGTGGAGGGGCAGCCATGGATTGCCTACTCGGACCCCAAATACGAGGGGGAGCCGCATGCCTTTGAGGAGGGCGAGTACCCCTCTGTGGATCGGCCCAACAGCTTCTCGGCGCTGCGCCTCGTGCACCATGACCTGGGGGACCCCCAGATCACCCTCTACGAGCACCCCAACTTCCAAGGCGCCTGCAAGGTGGTGACAGAGGAGACCAACTTGGCGTATGGATACTTCAACGACCGGGTGGCCTCTCACGTAGTGCAGCGAGGCGTCTGGCTGCTCTACCAGCATCCCGGCCGGGgcggctggcactgcctggcatGGCCCGGCGAGCATCTAGCTGACTACAAACTGGAGCTGAACTTTCAGTCTCGACTGTCCCACCTGCGCCCGCTACGGCCCGGGCGGCCCCTGGTCTCAGCACGTCTCCTTTGGGAACAGAAGCGGGtggaggaggagcgggaggtgctggtggatgagattGAGGGGGTGAACGAGACAGAGTCGGAGCAGGCGCTGGCGGCCAGCAGCAGCCGGGAGTACGGCACCACACTCTGGCAGAGCTTCCACTTCAGCAATGCCACCAGCCTCAAAGCCGGGCTCTCCTTCACACTGACCGTGGAAGCCTCCAACATCTTTACGGTGCAGAAAGGGCGCAGCGAAACCAGCACTCGGCGGCAGCGTGTGGAGGTGCAGCTGCCGGCCAAGATCCCCCCGCGCACGGCGCTCAGCATCCAAGTCCTCCGGAAGGAGGTGACGCTCTCTGTCCCGGTCCTGCTCACCATCACCCAGAACGAGAACGTTCGCACGGAGATGGGCGAGTACCGCAGCATCTCAGGTACCAATGTCAGTGCCCGCTATAGTTTAAAGCCACTGCCAGCTacgggcagggagcaggcagccagCAAGGGGACAGACACAGTGCCTGGCGCCGGGATGGAACTATAG